One window from the genome of Vibrio vulnificus NBRC 15645 = ATCC 27562 encodes:
- a CDS encoding YigZ family protein, with the protein MNENPYLIPAQVIKFEEEIKKSLFITYLAHTPTIEAAKAFVERIKTQHADARHNCWAFVAGRPEDSMKWGFSDDGEPSGTAGKPILAQLSGSGVGEITAVVTRYYGGIRLGTGGLVKAYGGGVQQALKLLQTIEKKITTKLRLELDYAFVPIAQSIMQQFGAFEVDAQYSESVVLVVELEVRNVEMFTQTMINKSSAKALVTPYTGK; encoded by the coding sequence ATGAACGAAAACCCATACCTCATCCCAGCCCAAGTGATTAAATTTGAAGAAGAAATCAAAAAGAGTCTCTTCATTACGTATCTTGCTCATACCCCGACGATAGAGGCAGCAAAAGCTTTTGTAGAGAGGATTAAAACGCAACATGCCGATGCGCGTCATAACTGTTGGGCGTTTGTTGCAGGGCGACCAGAGGATTCAATGAAGTGGGGTTTTAGTGATGATGGCGAGCCATCGGGTACAGCAGGAAAGCCGATTTTGGCGCAGCTCTCGGGGTCGGGTGTTGGTGAGATCACCGCAGTCGTGACACGATATTATGGTGGCATTCGCCTCGGCACGGGTGGATTGGTGAAGGCGTATGGCGGTGGCGTGCAGCAGGCACTCAAGCTGCTTCAAACAATTGAGAAAAAAATAACCACAAAACTCAGACTGGAGTTAGACTATGCGTTCGTACCAATTGCGCAATCTATAATGCAGCAATTCGGCGCTTTTGAGGTGGACGCTCAATACAGTGAGAGCGTCGTGCTGGTGGTTGAACTGGAAGTGAGAAACGTGGAGATGTTTACTCAAACCATGATCAACAAAAGCAGTGCAAAAGCGCTCGTGACGCCGTATACCGGGAAATAA
- a CDS encoding MDR family oxidoreductase, with amino-acid sequence MFHALVLNQEEKRTIATIEQMDESQLPEGNVLVAVDYSSLNFKDGLAITGKGKIIRNFPMIPGIDLAGTVIESQDARYQAGDHVVLTGWGVGENHWGGMAQRARLNADWLVPLPTGIDSKKAMMVGTAGFTAMLCVQALLDAGIKPEAGEILVTGASGGVGSVAVTLLAQLGYQVAAVTGRVEQNGPLLEKLGACRIIDRVEFEEPARPLEKQIWAGAVDTVGSKVLAKVLAQMDYNSAVAACGLAGGFDLPTTVMPFILRNVRLQGIDSVMCPTEKRIAAWEKLVALLPESYFEQACTEVELSEAAKYAEDITSGQVTGRVVIKL; translated from the coding sequence ATGTTTCACGCTTTAGTTCTAAATCAGGAAGAAAAACGCACCATCGCTACTATTGAACAAATGGATGAGTCTCAGCTACCCGAAGGCAACGTGCTGGTGGCCGTTGACTATTCATCTCTCAACTTTAAAGATGGCTTAGCGATCACGGGGAAAGGAAAAATCATCCGTAACTTTCCGATGATTCCAGGTATCGATTTAGCAGGCACCGTCATCGAATCACAAGACGCACGCTACCAAGCAGGGGATCACGTCGTTCTCACTGGTTGGGGTGTCGGGGAAAATCATTGGGGCGGAATGGCGCAGCGTGCGCGCCTTAACGCTGATTGGCTAGTGCCGCTACCAACAGGAATCGACAGCAAAAAAGCGATGATGGTTGGGACTGCGGGCTTCACGGCAATGTTGTGTGTTCAAGCACTACTTGATGCCGGTATCAAACCAGAAGCGGGAGAAATTCTTGTCACTGGCGCAAGTGGCGGTGTCGGCTCCGTCGCCGTGACACTACTGGCTCAACTCGGTTATCAGGTGGCAGCGGTGACTGGTCGTGTTGAACAAAACGGTCCACTTTTAGAAAAACTGGGCGCCTGCCGCATTATCGATCGGGTTGAATTTGAAGAGCCCGCTCGCCCATTAGAGAAACAAATTTGGGCAGGTGCGGTGGACACCGTTGGCAGCAAAGTACTGGCAAAAGTGCTGGCGCAAATGGACTACAACAGTGCGGTAGCCGCGTGTGGCCTCGCGGGCGGCTTTGATCTGCCGACCACCGTCATGCCATTCATTCTACGCAACGTTCGCCTACAAGGCATCGACTCGGTGATGTGCCCAACGGAGAAACGCATCGCAGCGTGGGAAAAACTGGTAGCGCTACTGCCAGAAAGCTACTTCGAACAAGCGTGTACCGAAGTTGAACTCAGCGAAGCGGCAAAATACGCGGAAGACATCACCAGTGGCCAAGTGACCGGTCGCGTGGTCATCAAGCTGTAA
- the glyQ gene encoding glycine--tRNA ligase subunit alpha has product MQKYDIKTFQGMILALQDYWAQNGCTIVQPLDMEVGAGTSHPMTCLRALGPEPMSTAYVQPSRRPTDGRYGENPNRLQHYYQFQVALKPSPDNIQELYLGSLEVLGIDPLVHDIRFVEDNWENPTLGAWGLGWEVWLNGMEVTQFTYFQQVGGLECKPVTGEITYGIERLAMYIQEVDSVYDLTWNIAPDGSKVTYGDIFHQNEVEQSTYNFEHADVDFLFSFFEQCEKECQKLLELEKPLPLPAYERILKAAHAFNLLDARKAISVTERQRYILRIRNLTKSVAEAYYASREALGFPMCKKEQA; this is encoded by the coding sequence ATGCAAAAATACGATATCAAAACCTTCCAGGGAATGATCCTCGCGCTGCAGGATTATTGGGCTCAAAATGGTTGTACCATTGTTCAACCGCTGGATATGGAAGTGGGTGCGGGTACCTCTCACCCAATGACTTGTCTACGAGCGCTTGGCCCAGAGCCAATGTCGACAGCTTACGTACAACCTTCTCGTCGTCCGACCGATGGCCGTTACGGTGAAAACCCTAACCGTCTACAGCACTACTACCAATTCCAAGTTGCGCTAAAACCGTCGCCAGACAATATTCAAGAGTTGTACCTAGGCTCTCTAGAAGTTCTTGGTATTGACCCACTGGTTCACGACATTCGCTTCGTGGAAGACAACTGGGAAAACCCAACGCTAGGCGCTTGGGGTTTAGGCTGGGAAGTTTGGCTAAACGGTATGGAAGTGACTCAGTTTACTTACTTCCAACAAGTCGGCGGCCTTGAGTGTAAACCGGTTACGGGTGAAATCACTTACGGTATCGAGCGTCTTGCTATGTACATCCAAGAAGTCGATTCGGTTTACGATCTGACTTGGAACATCGCACCCGATGGTAGCAAGGTGACTTACGGTGATATCTTCCACCAAAACGAAGTAGAACAATCCACTTACAACTTCGAGCACGCTGATGTGGATTTCCTCTTCAGCTTCTTCGAACAATGTGAGAAAGAGTGTCAAAAACTCCTTGAGCTAGAAAAACCACTACCTCTACCTGCTTACGAGCGTATTCTAAAAGCGGCTCACGCGTTCAACCTACTCGATGCTCGCAAAGCGATCTCAGTAACGGAACGCCAACGCTACATCCTGCGCATCCGTAACCTGACTAAGTCAGTGGCAGAAGCATACTACGCATCACGCGAAGCACTTGGCTTCCCAATGTGTAAGAAAGAACAAGCGTAA
- the fadA gene encoding acetyl-CoA C-acyltransferase FadA: MKNVVIVDCLRTPMGRSKGGAFRHTRAEDLSAHLMKGILARNPQVNPSEIEDIYWGCVQQTLEQGFNVARNAALLAGLPIEIGAVTVNRLCGSSMQALHDGARAIMTGDAEICLIGGVEHMGHVPMNHGVDFHPGMSKHVAKAAGMMGLTAEMLGKLHGISREQQDEFAARSHARAHAATLEGRFKNEILPTEGHAADGTLFTLDYDEVIRPETTVEGLSQLRPVFDPANGTVTAGTSSALSDGASAMLIMSEEKANALGLKIRARIKGMAIAGCDPSIMGYGPVPATQKALKRAGLSIEDMDVVELNEAFAAQSLPCAKDLGLLEMMDEKVNLNGGAIALGHPLGCSGARISTTLINLMEAKDAKYGLATMCIGLGQGIATVFERP; encoded by the coding sequence ATGAAAAATGTCGTAATTGTCGATTGTCTACGTACGCCAATGGGTCGCTCCAAAGGTGGCGCTTTCCGCCACACTCGAGCAGAAGACCTTTCTGCCCATTTAATGAAAGGGATTTTGGCGCGTAATCCACAAGTTAACCCAAGTGAGATTGAAGATATCTATTGGGGATGTGTACAACAAACCTTAGAGCAAGGCTTTAACGTGGCGCGAAACGCAGCACTGCTGGCAGGTTTGCCCATTGAAATTGGCGCGGTGACGGTCAACCGCCTCTGTGGTTCATCGATGCAAGCGCTGCACGATGGTGCGCGCGCCATCATGACTGGCGATGCAGAGATCTGCTTGATTGGCGGTGTGGAGCACATGGGTCACGTGCCAATGAACCACGGTGTGGATTTTCACCCAGGCATGTCGAAACACGTTGCCAAAGCGGCGGGCATGATGGGCTTAACCGCTGAAATGCTTGGCAAGCTGCACGGCATTAGCCGTGAGCAACAAGATGAGTTTGCCGCGCGCTCTCACGCTCGTGCCCATGCGGCAACACTTGAAGGTCGATTCAAAAACGAAATTCTGCCTACCGAAGGGCATGCCGCAGATGGCACCTTGTTCACCTTGGATTATGACGAAGTGATTCGCCCAGAAACCACGGTGGAAGGACTCTCTCAGCTTCGCCCTGTGTTTGATCCAGCCAATGGCACCGTGACTGCCGGTACATCCTCTGCGTTGTCAGATGGTGCATCTGCGATGTTGATCATGAGTGAAGAGAAAGCGAATGCGCTTGGCCTGAAGATTCGTGCTCGCATTAAAGGCATGGCGATCGCCGGTTGCGATCCGTCCATCATGGGTTACGGCCCTGTACCTGCGACGCAAAAAGCACTCAAGCGTGCCGGTCTATCGATTGAAGACATGGATGTGGTTGAGCTAAATGAAGCGTTTGCTGCACAATCTCTACCATGTGCTAAAGACCTTGGTTTGCTTGAGATGATGGATGAAAAGGTCAACCTTAACGGCGGCGCGATCGCTCTTGGCCACCCACTGGGTTGCTCGGGGGCTCGCATTTCAACCACCCTGATTAACCTGATGGAAGCAAAAGACGCCAAATACGGTCTTGCGACCATGTGTATTGGTTTAGGCCAGGGCATTGCAACGGTATTTGAACGTCCTTAA
- a CDS encoding TrkH family potassium uptake protein, with amino-acid sequence MQFRSIIRIVGLLLALFSVTMLAPALVALIYRDGAGVPFVTTFFVLLFCGTVCWFPNRRHKHELKARDGFLIVVLFWTVLGSAGALPFLIADNPSISITDAFFESFSALTTTGATVIVGLDELPKAILFYRQILQWFGGMGIIVLAVAILPVLGIGGMQLYRAEIPGPVKDSKMTPRIAETAKALWYIYLSLTIACAGAFWLAGMTPFDAISHSFSTIAIGGFSTHDASMGYFDSYAINLITVIFLLISACNYSLHFAAFASGGVHPKYYWKDPEFRAFIFIQALLFVICFLLLLAHHSYDSIYDAFDQALFQTVSISTTAGFTTTGFSDWPLFLPVLLLFSSFIGGCAGSTGGGMKVIRILLLTLQGARELKRLVHPRAVYTIKVGGNALSQRVVDAVWGFFSAYALVFVVCMLALIATGMDELTAFSAVAATLNNLGPGLGEVAVHFADVNDKAKWVLVVSMLFGRLEIFTLLILLTPTFWRS; translated from the coding sequence ATGCAATTTCGTTCAATTATCCGTATTGTCGGGCTGTTGCTCGCACTCTTCAGTGTCACTATGCTTGCGCCCGCGTTGGTGGCGCTTATTTATCGCGATGGTGCGGGTGTTCCTTTTGTTACGACCTTTTTTGTGCTGCTTTTTTGCGGCACCGTATGTTGGTTTCCAAACCGCAGGCATAAACACGAACTTAAAGCGCGCGATGGCTTTTTAATTGTAGTGCTGTTTTGGACCGTACTTGGCAGTGCTGGTGCGTTGCCCTTTCTGATCGCTGATAACCCCAGTATTTCAATCACCGATGCGTTTTTCGAGTCCTTCTCCGCGCTGACCACCACAGGGGCGACGGTTATCGTCGGTTTAGACGAACTGCCCAAAGCGATTTTATTCTATCGCCAGATACTGCAATGGTTTGGCGGTATGGGAATCATCGTGCTGGCGGTCGCGATTTTGCCTGTTCTAGGCATCGGTGGCATGCAGTTGTATCGAGCTGAAATTCCTGGCCCAGTCAAAGACAGTAAAATGACCCCGCGTATTGCCGAAACGGCTAAAGCGCTTTGGTATATCTATTTGAGTCTGACTATCGCTTGTGCAGGGGCTTTCTGGTTGGCGGGAATGACGCCGTTTGATGCGATTAGCCATAGTTTCTCGACCATCGCGATTGGTGGCTTTTCTACTCATGACGCCAGTATGGGGTATTTCGATAGCTATGCGATTAACTTGATCACGGTTATCTTCCTACTGATCTCGGCATGTAACTACTCACTTCACTTTGCTGCCTTTGCCTCTGGCGGTGTTCATCCAAAATACTATTGGAAAGACCCAGAGTTTAGAGCGTTTATCTTTATTCAAGCACTGCTGTTTGTCATTTGCTTCTTATTATTGTTGGCACACCATTCTTACGACTCCATTTATGATGCCTTCGACCAAGCGTTGTTCCAAACGGTCTCCATCTCAACGACTGCTGGTTTCACCACCACGGGATTTTCCGATTGGCCACTATTTCTCCCTGTGTTACTGCTTTTCTCTTCTTTTATTGGGGGATGTGCGGGTTCAACTGGTGGTGGTATGAAAGTCATTCGGATTTTATTGCTCACGTTGCAAGGTGCGCGTGAACTTAAGCGCTTAGTTCATCCTAGAGCGGTCTACACCATCAAAGTGGGTGGTAATGCTCTGTCGCAACGTGTGGTGGATGCGGTGTGGGGGTTCTTCTCCGCTTATGCATTGGTGTTTGTCGTTTGTATGCTCGCGCTCATTGCAACAGGAATGGACGAACTAACCGCGTTTTCGGCCGTCGCAGCGACGCTAAACAACCTAGGTCCAGGCTTGGGTGAAGTGGCGGTGCATTTTGCGGATGTGAACGATAAAGCCAAATGGGTTTTGGTGGTGTCTATGCTCTTTGGTCGTTTAGAAATCTTTACCTTACTTATATTGCTAACCCCCACTTTTTGGCGCAGTTAA
- the fadB gene encoding fatty acid oxidation complex subunit alpha FadB encodes MIYQAETLQVKEVQDGVAEILFCAPNSVNKLDLATLASLDKALDALTAHSGLKGVMLTSDKEAFIVGADITEFLGLFAKPEEELDQWLQFANSIFNKLEDLPVPTVAVVKGHTLGGGCECVLATDLRIGDKTTSIGLPETKLGIMPGFGGCVRLPRVIGADSAMEIITQGKACRAEEALKIGLLDAVVDSDRLYASALQTLTDAINEKIDWKARRQQKTSALTLSKLEAMMSFTMAKGLVAQVAGPHYPAPMTAVVTIEEGARFARNQALDIERKHFVKLAKSEEAKALVGLFLNDQYIKGIAKKAAKSANKETQRAAVLGAGIMGGGIAYQSALKGVPVIMKDIAQASLDLGMTEASKLLNKQLERGKIDGFKMAGILASITPSLHYAGIDNTDIIVEAVVENPKVKAAVLSEVEEQVSEETVLTSNTSTIPINLLAKSLKRPENFCGMHFFNPVHRMPLVEIIRGEHTSDETINRVVAYAAKMGKSPIVVNDCPGFFVNRVLFPYFGGFSMLLRDGADFTQIDKVMERKFGWPMGPAYLLDVVGIDTAHHAQAVMAQGFPERMGKQGRDAIDALFEANKYGQKNGSGFYTYTTDKKGKPKKAFSDEIVPILAPVCAAQQAFDDQTIIQRMMIPMINEVVLCLQEGIIASAQEADMALVYGLGFPPFRGGVFRYLDSVGIANFVAMAQQYAELGAMYQVPQMLIDMAEKGQTFYGTQQQGSI; translated from the coding sequence ATGATTTACCAAGCCGAAACCCTACAGGTAAAGGAAGTACAAGATGGAGTGGCAGAAATCCTTTTCTGCGCGCCAAATTCCGTCAATAAGCTCGATCTAGCAACCCTTGCTTCACTCGACAAAGCGCTTGATGCGCTCACCGCTCACTCCGGTCTGAAAGGCGTAATGCTTACATCAGACAAAGAAGCCTTTATTGTCGGAGCAGATATCACTGAGTTTTTAGGACTGTTTGCCAAGCCAGAAGAAGAGCTCGACCAATGGCTTCAATTTGCCAATAGCATCTTCAATAAACTGGAAGATTTGCCCGTTCCGACTGTCGCAGTTGTCAAAGGGCATACCTTAGGCGGTGGATGTGAGTGTGTACTTGCTACCGACTTACGCATCGGTGATAAAACCACCAGCATTGGTCTTCCTGAAACTAAGCTCGGTATTATGCCTGGTTTTGGCGGTTGCGTGCGTTTGCCGCGCGTGATCGGCGCAGACAGCGCCATGGAAATCATCACCCAAGGCAAAGCTTGCCGTGCAGAGGAAGCACTAAAAATTGGTTTGCTTGATGCCGTGGTCGATTCCGATCGCCTCTATGCATCCGCACTGCAAACACTGACCGATGCGATCAATGAAAAAATTGACTGGAAAGCACGTCGCCAGCAAAAAACCTCAGCGTTAACGTTAAGCAAGCTCGAAGCGATGATGAGTTTCACCATGGCCAAAGGCTTGGTGGCTCAAGTGGCTGGCCCCCACTACCCAGCACCGATGACCGCCGTTGTCACGATTGAAGAAGGCGCCCGTTTTGCTCGCAATCAAGCGCTAGACATCGAAAGAAAACACTTCGTTAAACTGGCGAAGTCAGAAGAAGCCAAAGCATTGGTGGGGCTTTTCCTCAATGACCAGTACATCAAAGGCATCGCGAAGAAAGCTGCAAAATCCGCCAACAAAGAGACCCAACGCGCAGCTGTGCTAGGCGCGGGTATTATGGGGGGCGGTATTGCCTATCAATCTGCTCTCAAAGGTGTGCCCGTGATCATGAAAGACATCGCGCAAGCATCACTGGATCTGGGCATGACAGAAGCATCAAAGCTACTCAACAAACAGCTTGAGCGCGGCAAGATTGATGGCTTTAAAATGGCCGGCATTCTCGCCTCTATTACACCAAGCCTTCACTACGCGGGCATCGACAACACCGATATCATTGTAGAAGCCGTGGTCGAAAACCCGAAAGTGAAAGCAGCCGTATTAAGTGAAGTGGAAGAGCAAGTGAGCGAAGAGACCGTTCTCACCTCGAACACCTCGACCATTCCAATTAACTTGCTGGCCAAATCACTCAAACGACCAGAGAACTTCTGTGGTATGCACTTCTTCAACCCAGTGCATCGCATGCCTTTGGTCGAAATCATTCGTGGCGAACACACCTCCGATGAAACCATCAACCGTGTCGTCGCTTATGCAGCCAAAATGGGCAAATCCCCAATTGTGGTCAATGACTGCCCAGGGTTCTTTGTGAACCGCGTGCTGTTCCCATACTTTGGTGGTTTTAGCATGCTGCTGCGCGATGGTGCAGACTTCACTCAAATCGATAAAGTGATGGAACGTAAGTTTGGTTGGCCAATGGGCCCTGCTTACTTATTAGATGTGGTGGGTATTGATACCGCACACCACGCTCAAGCCGTCATGGCGCAAGGGTTCCCTGAGCGCATGGGTAAACAAGGTCGAGATGCGATTGATGCCTTGTTTGAAGCCAACAAATATGGCCAGAAAAACGGCAGTGGTTTCTACACGTACACCACGGACAAGAAAGGCAAACCGAAGAAAGCATTCAGTGATGAGATCGTACCGATTCTTGCTCCAGTTTGTGCCGCTCAACAAGCCTTTGATGATCAGACCATTATCCAACGCATGATGATTCCGATGATCAATGAAGTGGTGCTTTGCTTGCAAGAAGGCATCATCGCCTCAGCGCAAGAAGCGGATATGGCGCTGGTGTATGGCCTTGGTTTCCCTCCTTTCCGCGGTGGAGTATTCCGCTACTTGGATAGTGTTGGTATTGCAAACTTTGTCGCAATGGCACAGCAGTATGCCGAACTTGGCGCTATGTATCAGGTTCCGCAAATGCTTATTGATATGGCTGAAAAAGGGCAAACCTTTTACGGCACGCAACAGCAAGGTTCTATCTAA
- a CDS encoding LysR family transcriptional regulator has protein sequence MELEEIYRRDLNLLVALRVLIEESSVSKAAVRLNLSQSAMSRVLGRLRDLLGDPLFTREGQHLLPTEKALEIDRALGEPLESLRQLLSPSEFDPHRCTQTFTIATTDYAMQTILPFALPRIYQEAPNVSFNFLPLQHDRLADQLTYEGADLAICRPTGPVEPLRSEVLGRVGVLCLLSKQHPLAGKEMSLADYLYYPHAMIAISDGVKALIEQALVDQPQRKMVLRAYHLEAALAIVDTMPLIITVPADLAYLVAERYDLVVKALPFQFTPFDYSMIWHPRCEHSPAQEWLRSVVREECSRLIAKRIEDMGLD, from the coding sequence GTGGAGTTGGAAGAGATTTACCGTCGAGATCTGAATTTGCTGGTGGCGCTGCGAGTGTTAATTGAAGAAAGTAGCGTCAGCAAAGCCGCAGTGCGTTTGAATCTCAGTCAATCTGCGATGAGTCGAGTGTTGGGGCGTCTGCGCGATTTACTTGGCGATCCGCTGTTTACGCGTGAAGGGCAACATTTATTACCGACTGAAAAAGCCTTGGAGATCGATCGGGCTCTCGGCGAGCCACTGGAATCGTTGCGTCAATTGCTTTCTCCATCTGAGTTTGATCCTCATCGCTGTACTCAAACGTTTACCATCGCCACCACTGATTACGCGATGCAGACGATCTTGCCATTTGCTCTGCCGAGGATCTATCAAGAAGCGCCCAATGTGTCGTTTAATTTTCTTCCTTTGCAACATGATCGCTTAGCGGATCAGTTGACTTATGAAGGGGCTGATCTGGCTATTTGCCGTCCCACAGGTCCGGTTGAACCGCTGCGTAGCGAAGTCTTGGGCCGAGTGGGGGTGCTGTGTTTGCTTTCCAAACAGCATCCGCTCGCGGGGAAAGAGATGAGCCTGGCAGATTATCTGTATTATCCCCATGCCATGATTGCCATCAGTGATGGCGTGAAAGCGCTGATCGAGCAAGCGTTAGTCGATCAGCCGCAACGTAAGATGGTGCTGCGTGCCTATCATCTTGAAGCGGCACTGGCGATAGTGGACACCATGCCATTGATCATTACGGTCCCCGCCGACTTAGCCTATTTGGTTGCCGAGCGCTACGATTTGGTGGTGAAAGCGCTGCCGTTTCAGTTTACCCCCTTTGATTATTCGATGATTTGGCATCCAAGATGTGAACATTCTCCGGCTCAAGAATGGTTGCGCTCCGTCGTGCGTGAAGAGTGCAGCCGGCTGATTGCCAAACGTATTGAAGATATGGGGCTCGATTAA
- the tusA gene encoding sulfurtransferase TusA codes for MSFNPELATKTLEAEGLRCPEPVMMVRKTIRTMQDGEVLLVKADDPSTTRDIPSFCRFMDHQLIAAQTDELPYQYLIKKGL; via the coding sequence ATGAGCTTTAATCCTGAACTGGCGACCAAGACCTTAGAAGCGGAAGGACTACGCTGCCCAGAGCCAGTAATGATGGTCAGGAAGACAATTCGAACCATGCAAGACGGTGAGGTTTTATTGGTAAAAGCGGATGATCCATCCACCACCAGAGACATTCCTAGCTTTTGTCGTTTTATGGATCACCAACTCATTGCGGCACAAACCGACGAGCTACCCTATCAGTATCTGATTAAAAAAGGCTTATAA
- a CDS encoding TMEM165/GDT1 family protein, translating into MSVLAISITTVALAEIGDKTQLLSLLLASRYRKPIPIIAAIFFATIANHALAAWLGVVVADYLSPDVLKWVVVVSFLAMAGWVLIPDKLDDEEEISNRGPFVASFIAFFIAEIGDKTQIATSILGAQYADALTWVVLGTTIGMLLANAPVVLIGKLSADKLPLALIRKVTAALFVALAAGAALF; encoded by the coding sequence GTGAGCGTTTTAGCTATTTCAATTACTACTGTCGCCTTAGCCGAAATTGGCGATAAAACTCAATTGTTGTCCCTGCTGTTAGCCAGCCGTTACCGCAAACCGATCCCAATCATTGCTGCGATCTTTTTCGCGACGATCGCTAACCATGCCCTTGCAGCTTGGCTGGGGGTGGTGGTTGCCGATTATCTTTCTCCCGACGTGTTGAAGTGGGTGGTGGTGGTCAGTTTCTTAGCCATGGCGGGGTGGGTGTTGATTCCTGATAAGTTGGATGACGAAGAAGAGATTTCCAATCGCGGTCCTTTTGTGGCCAGTTTTATTGCTTTCTTTATCGCTGAGATTGGCGATAAAACGCAGATCGCAACTTCTATTCTAGGGGCGCAGTATGCAGACGCGCTGACTTGGGTTGTGTTAGGAACCACCATTGGTATGTTGCTGGCCAATGCTCCTGTGGTTTTGATTGGTAAGTTGTCCGCAGACAAATTGCCATTGGCGCTAATCCGCAAAGTAACAGCGGCTCTGTTTGTCGCGTTAGCGGCCGGTGCTGCTTTATTTTAA